One genomic window of Polyangium aurulentum includes the following:
- a CDS encoding cytochrome P450 family protein: protein MTERSAREGASAPNEVPEVGSVVLDRSDPAFLARAHEVYAEMRAKGPIVRARHYPFLQDEDEQKREKAGARPVRDVLFVDHYEEAAAALVDDRLSSDPHVMMTPEQREKLPRVPMEFRPIAFSLIVRDPPDHTRLRKLVQPSFNARAMEALKPRIQRIADDLLDRAEREAAARGETAPDRRMELIKAFAYPLPVTVISDMLGIPEEDRETVRQWAELRVEGVQDAAALEYTRKQIAGFSDYLGGLFERKRRAPTDDMISQMVHAQEDGDTLSDEELLSMVFILYFAGHITTVNLIGNGVAALLTHPDQLARFKADPGLSKGVVEETLRYWGPVDYLSVVRTAKEDMEIGGTPIPKGAHVTVGLASANRDASRFDSPDTYDITRADAHRHIAFGRGIHLCIGAPLARLEGQIAFETLFRRYPDLRLGTDAERLRWSGAAGMRGFRELPVLF, encoded by the coding sequence ATGACGGAGAGATCTGCGAGAGAGGGCGCGAGCGCCCCGAACGAGGTGCCCGAGGTCGGGTCCGTGGTGCTGGACAGGTCGGATCCGGCGTTTCTGGCGAGGGCCCACGAGGTCTACGCCGAGATGCGGGCCAAGGGGCCGATCGTGCGGGCCCGTCATTACCCGTTCCTCCAGGACGAGGACGAGCAGAAGCGCGAGAAGGCGGGCGCTCGCCCCGTTCGCGACGTGCTCTTCGTGGACCATTACGAGGAGGCCGCGGCGGCGCTCGTGGACGACCGGCTCTCGTCCGACCCCCACGTGATGATGACGCCGGAGCAGCGGGAGAAGCTGCCGCGGGTGCCGATGGAGTTCCGGCCGATCGCGTTCTCGCTCATCGTGCGCGATCCGCCCGACCACACGCGGCTGCGCAAGCTGGTGCAGCCGAGCTTCAATGCCCGCGCGATGGAGGCCCTGAAGCCGCGCATCCAGCGCATCGCCGACGACCTGCTCGACCGTGCCGAGCGGGAGGCGGCCGCGCGGGGGGAGACGGCGCCCGATCGGCGGATGGAGCTGATCAAGGCCTTCGCGTACCCGCTGCCGGTGACGGTGATCAGCGACATGCTGGGCATCCCGGAGGAGGATCGCGAGACGGTGCGGCAATGGGCCGAGCTGCGGGTCGAGGGCGTGCAGGACGCCGCGGCGCTCGAGTATACGCGCAAGCAGATCGCGGGGTTCAGCGATTACCTCGGCGGCCTCTTCGAGCGCAAGCGGCGCGCGCCCACGGACGACATGATCAGCCAGATGGTCCACGCCCAGGAGGACGGCGACACGCTCAGCGATGAAGAGCTCTTGTCGATGGTGTTCATCCTCTACTTCGCCGGGCACATCACGACGGTGAATCTGATCGGCAATGGCGTGGCCGCGCTCCTGACGCACCCCGATCAGCTCGCGCGCTTCAAGGCGGATCCCGGGCTGTCCAAAGGCGTGGTCGAGGAGACGCTGCGCTACTGGGGGCCGGTCGATTACCTGAGCGTGGTGCGAACCGCGAAGGAAGACATGGAGATTGGGGGCACGCCGATCCCGAAGGGGGCGCACGTGACGGTGGGCCTCGCCTCGGCGAACCGGGACGCCTCGCGCTTCGACAGTCCCGACACGTACGACATCACGCGCGCCGACGCGCACCGGCACATCGCGTTCGGCAGGGGCATTCACCTGTGCATCGGGGCGCCGCTGGCGCGGCTGGAGGGGCAGATCGCCTTCGAGACCCTGTTCCGGCGCTACCCCGACCTGCGCCTCGGCACCGACGCCGAGCGCCTGCGCTGGAGCGGCGCCGCGGGGATGCGCGGGTTCAGGGAGCTGCCGGTGTTGTTCTAG